In one window of Rhodococcus opacus B4 DNA:
- a CDS encoding transposase: MIPQRRYRDVSPELRTAAVKSVALLQNEVSSRWRAIQLVAEATGVHPNTLRNWVEAHPDGPRSPRRDLERELRERDAALAAASEMIADLSSRIRDHAGRD; the protein is encoded by the coding sequence GTGATCCCGCAACGCCGCTACCGGGACGTCTCCCCGGAACTGAGGACCGCCGCCGTCAAGAGTGTCGCCCTCCTCCAGAACGAGGTCTCCTCCCGCTGGCGGGCGATCCAGCTCGTCGCCGAAGCCACCGGCGTGCACCCGAACACGCTGCGCAACTGGGTCGAAGCGCACCCCGACGGACCCCGATCCCCGCGCCGCGACCTCGAACGCGAACTGCGCGAACGGGATGCGGCACTGGCCGCGGCGTCGGAGATGATCGCCGACCTGTCGTCGCGGATCCGCGACCACGCCGGGCGGGACTGA
- a CDS encoding peptidoglycan DD-metalloendopeptidase family protein — protein sequence MDIKKLVAAAVAAVLGLVLLVVVVASDSGNECPAPATPGGSTAPAGSLVKPTESGTTTLTSGFGPRWGTEHRGIDFAGEVGTPIYAFTDGRVIAAGPASGFGNWIIVDHQIDGKVVSTVYGHMFDDGVLVKAGDRVSAGQEIGRIGNAGDTTGAHLHFEVWDGGRLPDGVGTAVDPAPWVDQAIEPGQAPAPETGEGDGGAPTSPGTSTAPGLAVYNARQLAIAKQAVAIGEAMGVSERGITVALATIGRESTFRMLASSVVPESLNYPHDGVGSDNKSVNQYQQQVGIWGTVDELMNPVTANVKFYQALLQVSGWESMPVTLAAQTVQASAHPEAYAPWEDAAHAMYSEFKGASKELTTDELSQISSAGRATAVAAGGILPDACPPAGGEHGPLAPGPFGQKVIEAASRWLGTEYAWGGGDVNGPTRGISDGGGAADAHGDTNKIGFDCSGLTLYAVYQASGGAISLPHFTGDHSNPGQLYDARGQDIPFDQKQPGDLIYFGSGGSTHHVGIYHGVTDGQDMLLNAPQSGDVVSIQPLSNWAGEEMYVRRFGDQPTERQPQ from the coding sequence GTGGACATCAAGAAGCTGGTCGCCGCCGCCGTGGCCGCCGTGTTGGGACTCGTGCTGCTGGTGGTCGTCGTCGCCTCCGACAGCGGCAACGAGTGCCCGGCCCCGGCGACGCCCGGCGGCAGCACAGCTCCTGCCGGATCACTGGTCAAACCGACCGAGTCCGGCACCACCACACTGACCTCGGGATTCGGCCCGAGGTGGGGGACCGAGCACCGGGGCATCGACTTCGCCGGCGAGGTCGGCACTCCCATCTACGCGTTCACCGACGGCCGGGTCATCGCTGCCGGTCCCGCCTCCGGATTCGGGAACTGGATCATCGTCGACCATCAGATCGACGGGAAGGTGGTTTCGACCGTCTACGGGCACATGTTCGACGACGGTGTGCTGGTCAAGGCCGGTGACCGGGTGTCCGCCGGACAAGAGATCGGCCGTATCGGCAACGCGGGCGACACCACCGGCGCGCACCTGCACTTCGAGGTCTGGGACGGGGGCCGCCTCCCGGACGGTGTCGGCACCGCCGTCGACCCGGCTCCCTGGGTGGACCAGGCCATCGAGCCCGGCCAGGCACCGGCTCCCGAGACAGGTGAGGGAGACGGTGGGGCGCCGACCTCGCCCGGCACCTCTACGGCACCGGGGCTCGCGGTCTACAACGCCCGCCAACTCGCGATCGCCAAGCAGGCGGTCGCGATCGGGGAAGCGATGGGTGTCTCCGAGCGCGGCATCACCGTCGCCCTCGCCACGATCGGCCGCGAGTCGACGTTCCGGATGCTCGCCAGCTCCGTGGTGCCCGAATCCCTGAACTACCCGCACGACGGCGTCGGCAGCGACAACAAGTCCGTCAACCAGTACCAGCAGCAGGTCGGGATCTGGGGAACGGTCGACGAGTTGATGAACCCGGTCACCGCGAACGTGAAGTTCTACCAGGCCCTTCTGCAGGTCTCCGGGTGGGAGTCGATGCCGGTCACCCTCGCCGCTCAGACCGTGCAGGCCTCGGCGCACCCGGAGGCGTACGCCCCGTGGGAAGACGCCGCGCATGCCATGTACAGCGAGTTCAAGGGTGCGAGCAAGGAACTCACCACCGACGAACTGTCGCAGATCTCCTCCGCCGGTAGGGCTACGGCCGTCGCAGCGGGAGGCATCTTGCCCGATGCGTGCCCACCCGCAGGCGGCGAGCACGGCCCGCTCGCACCGGGCCCGTTCGGGCAGAAGGTCATCGAGGCCGCGTCCCGCTGGCTCGGCACCGAATACGCCTGGGGCGGCGGTGACGTGAATGGCCCCACCCGCGGGATCAGCGACGGCGGCGGTGCGGCCGACGCCCACGGGGACACCAACAAGATCGGCTTCGACTGCTCCGGCCTGACCCTGTACGCCGTCTACCAGGCATCCGGGGGTGCGATCAGTCTGCCGCACTTCACCGGAGACCACTCCAACCCCGGCCAGCTCTACGACGCTCGCGGGCAGGACATTCCGTTCGACCAGAAGCAGCCCGGTGACCTGATCTATTTCGGGTCCGGCGGCAGCACCCACCACGTCGGCATCTACCACGGCGTCACAGACGGCCAGGACATGCTCCTCAACGCCCCGCAATCAGGTGATGTCGTCTCCAT